In the Malania oleifera isolate guangnan ecotype guangnan chromosome 1, ASM2987363v1, whole genome shotgun sequence genome, one interval contains:
- the LOC131146295 gene encoding protein CROWDED NUCLEI 4 isoform X1 encodes MASPRSERFLITPSPGSRALQSPLSDESIWRRLRDAGFDEESIKRRDKAALIAYIAKLEAEIFDHQHHMGLLILERKEWASKHEQVKSSAESAELRYKCEQAAHSSALAEAKKREDSLKKALGVEKECIANIEKTLREMRAESAETKVAAEIKLTEARGMAEDAQKKFTEAEAKLHAAESLQEEASRYHRAAERTLQEVKAREDDLRRRTTSFNSDCESKEKELILERQSLCERQKVLQQGQERLLDAQALLNQREDYIFDRSQELDRLEKELEALKASVEKEARDLNKEKSNLELKETSLLTREEAVIEKENSLNKKEQELLILQEQHASKESNEIKKLLADQETELKLRKSEVEVDLDRKRKVVEDEIENKRRAWELKEVDLSQREDVIMEREHDLEVQLRALTDREKDVAERLNMVDEKEKNINAAEEEVELQKIFLQKEKEEINNMKLDLQKTIGSLEDKKKQVDLAEENLETLKRETNELMILEMKLKEEIDVVRSQKLEFVAEADRLKAEKAKFETEWESIDEKREELHREAECIAAERLAISQFLKDERDSLKLEKNAMRDQHKCDIESLRLEREAFMREMEQERSEWFGKIQQERADFLLDVEMRKRELENRLDKRHEEIESYLKEREREFEQKTKTELHNISSLKETVAKEMEHVASEFKRLESERIEISWDREQRDKEWAELNNSIEELKIQRKKLEEQRELLHADRVKIHAQIEHLKKLEDLKIISDNIAIEEMEQANARLSSRRKANAKRSLNQQPVMRASQLDLHKRIDVNDGIVFDSPSKQEIDCVSHSNSTPFAWFKRCADLIFKHSPEKLLISSGERSPISDHDGADWRAAGHLNSSNGFKGQVSKDYDEKDKTFSGGLEEPKVILEVPSACEEVKGAHNLEPETETSASENSARSLSEQGLLAGKRRRSKSTSSHDCIDTFLERRQNNKKRKQQEDGTPNPSEEIAALGGTCAENGVSSCGSKMQEKIKEIILVNGGQVTQHCQAQQEAISEESGQKVKN; translated from the exons ATGGCGAGTCCTCGGTCCGAGCGGTTCTTGATCACCCCGAGTCCTGGTTCTAGGGCTCTGCAAAGCCCTCTCAGCGACGAATCCATCTGGAGACGCCTGCGCGATGCCGGCTTCGACGAGGAGTCGATTAAGCGGAGGGACAAAGCCGCTCTCATTGCCTACATCGCAAAGCTCGAAGCTGAG ATCTTTGACCACCAACACCACATGGGCCTCCTCATATTGGAAAGGAAGGAGTGGGCTTCTAAGCATGAGCAGGTTAAAAGTTCTGCTGAATCGGCTGAACTGAGGTATAAGTGTGAGCAAGCTGCGCACTCTTCTGCTTTGGCTGAAGCTAAGAAACGAGAAGATAGCCTTAAGAAGGCATTAGGAGTGGAGAAGGAGTGTATTGCAAAT ATTGAGAAGACCTTGCGCGAGATGCGTGCAGAATCTGCTGAAACAAAAGTTGCAGCTGAGATTAAATTGACCGAAGCACGTGGTATGGCAGAGGATGCTCAGAAAAAGTTTACTGAGGCTGAGGCAAAGCTGCATGCTGCAGAGTCTTTGCAAGAAGAAGCCAGTAGGTATCACCGTGCTGCAGAAAGAACGCTACAAGAAGTCAAAGCTCGTGAAGATGACCTTAGGAGGCGTACTACGTCTTTCAATTCTGA TTGTGAGTCTAAGGAGAAAGAGCTCATTCTTGAGAGGCAGTCCTTATGTGAAAGGCAGAAAGTTCTGCAGCAAGGGCAGGAAAGATTACTTGATGCGCAAGCTTTGTTGAACCAGAGGGAGGATTATATTTTTGACAGATCTCAGGAATTAGATCGGCTTGAGAAAGAGTTGGAGGCTTTGAAAGCAAGTGTTGAAAAGGAGGCCAGAGACCTAAACAAGGAAAAATCCAACTTAGAGCTGAAAGAAACTTCTCTTTTAACAAGAGAGGAG GCTGTTATTGAAAAGGAAAATTCACTGAATAAAAAGGAGCAAGAGCTACTTATTCTACAAGAGCAACATGCGAGCAAGGAGTCA AATGAAATCAAAAAATTATTGGCTGATCAAGAGACTGAATTGAAACTAAGGAAGTCTGAAGTTGAAGTTGATCTGGACAGGAAGCGCAAAGTTGTGGAAGATGAAATTGAAAACAAGAGGCGGGCATGGGAATTGAAAGAGGTGGATCTTAGTCAGAGAGAAGACGTAATCATGGAAAGGGAGCATGACCTGGAGGTTCAGTTGAGGGCTTTAACGGATAGAGAGAAGGATGTGGCAGAGAGATTGAATATGGTAGATGAGAAAGAGAAAAATATCAATGCTGCTGAAGAAGAAGTCGAGTTGCAGAAAATCTTTTTgcagaaagaaaaagaagagatcaACAATATGAAACTAGACCTTCAAAAAACTATAGGCTCACTGGAGGACAAAAAGAAACAAGTTGATCTTGCAGAGGAGAATTTGGAGACCTTGAAAAGGGAAACTAATGAGTTAATGATTTTAGAAATGAAACTTAAAGAAGAAATTGATGTGGTCAGATCTCAAAAGCTTGAATTTGTAGCTGAGGCTGATAGGTTAAAGGCTGAGAAGGCAAAATTTGAAACTGAATGGGAGTCGATTGATGAGAAAAGAGAAGAACTGCATAGGGAAGCTGAATGTATTGCGGCAGAGAGGTTAGCCATTTCCCAATTTTTAAAGGATGAGCGTGACAGCCTAAAATTGGAGAAGAATGCAATGCGAGATCAGCATAAATGTGACATTGAGTCTCTCCGTCTTGAACGGGAAGCCTTCATGAGGGAAATGGAACAAGAGCGCTCTGAGTGGTTTGGCAAGATCCAGCAAGAACGTGCAGATTTCTTGCTGGATGTTGAGATGCGAAAGAGAGAACTTGAGAACAGACTTGATAAAAGGCATGAAGAAATAGAAAGTTATttgaaggaaagagagagagaatttgagcaAAAGACAAAGACAGAACTTCATAATATCAGTTCTCTCAAGGAAACAGTTGCAAAAGAAATGGAGCACGTTGCTTCAGAATTTAAGAGGCTTGAATCTGAGAGAATTGAAATCAGTTGGGATCGTGAGCAGAGGGATAAGGAATGGGCAGAGCTAAATAATTCAATTGAAGAGCTTAAAATACAAAGGAAAAAATTAGAGGAACAGCGGGAATTGTTGCATGCTGATCGAGTAAAGATTCATGCTCAGATTGAACACCTCAAGAAAttggaggatttgaaaattatCTCGGACAATATTGCTATTGAAGAGATGGAACAAGCTAATGCGAGACTCAGCAGCAGACGAAAAGCAAATGcaaaaagatcattgaatcagCAACCAGTCATGCGAGCTAGTCAATTGGATCTGCATAAAAGAATAGATGTTAATGATGGCATTGTGTTTGATTCGCCTTCTAAACAAGAAATAGATTGTGTTTCTCATTCTAATTCTACTCCTTTTGCATGGTTCAAGCGATGTGCTGATCTAATATTCAAACATTCTCCAGAGAAACTTCTGATTAGCAGTGGTGAAAGGTCTCCAATATCTGATCATGATGGTGCAGATTGGAGAGCAGCAGGACATTTAAATTCATCTAATGGATTCAAGGGGCAAGTGTCCAAAGATTATGATGAAAAAGACAAAACTTTCAGTGGTGGTCTTGAAGAACCAAAAGTGATACTTGAAGTGCCTTCCGCATGTGAGGAAGTAAAAGGAGCTCATAATTTAGAACCTGAAACTGAGACATCTGCCAGTGAAAATTCTGCCCGCTCCCTTTCTGAACAAGGGCTTTTGGCTGGAAAGAGAAGAAGATCTAAAAGCACATCTTCGCATGATTGCATTGATACATTTCTAGAGCGAAGGCAGAATAATAAAAAGAGGAAGCAACAAGAAGATGGTACTCCTAATCCTTCAGAAGAGATAGCTGCTCTTGG TGGTACATGTGCAGAGAATGGTGTATCATCTTGTGGTTCTAAGATGcaggaaaaaataaaagaaattatcCTGGTGAATGGTGGACAGGTTACCCAGCACTGTCAG
- the LOC131146295 gene encoding protein CROWDED NUCLEI 4 isoform X2: MASPRSERFLITPSPGSRALQSPLSDESIWRRLRDAGFDEESIKRRDKAALIAYIAKLEAEIFDHQHHMGLLILERKEWASKHEQVKSSAESAELRYKCEQAAHSSALAEAKKREDSLKKALGVEKECIANIEKTLREMRAESAETKVAAEIKLTEARGMAEDAQKKFTEAEAKLHAAESLQEEASRYHRAAERTLQEVKAREDDLRRRTTSFNSDCESKEKELILERQSLCERQKVLQQGQERLLDAQALLNQREDYIFDRSQELDRLEKELEALKASVEKEARDLNKEKSNLELKETSLLTREEAVIEKENSLNKKEQELLILQEQHASKESNEIKKLLADQETELKLRKSEVEVDLDRKRKVVEDEIENKRRAWELKEVDLSQREDVIMEREHDLEVQLRALTDREKDVAERLNMVDEKEKNINAAEEEVELQKIFLQKEKEEINNMKLDLQKTIGSLEDKKKQVDLAEENLETLKRETNELMILEMKLKEEIDVVRSQKLEFVAEADRLKAEKAKFETEWESIDEKREELHREAECIAAERLAISQFLKDERDSLKLEKNAMRDQHKCDIESLRLEREAFMREMEQERSEWFGKIQQERADFLLDVEMRKRELENRLDKRHEEIESYLKEREREFEQKTKTELHNISSLKETVAKEMEHVASEFKRLESERIEISWDREQRDKEWAELNNSIEELKIQRKKLEEQRELLHADRVKIHAQIEHLKKLEDLKIISDNIAIEEMEQANARLSSRRKANAKRSLNQQPVMRASQLDLHKRIDVNDGIVFDSPSKQEIDCVSHSNSTPFAWFKRCADLIFKHSPEKLLISSGERSPISDHDGADWRAAGHLNSSNGFKGQVSKDYDEKDKTFSGGLEEPKVILEVPSACEEVKGAHNLEPETETSASENSARSLSEQGLLAGKRRRSKSTSSHDCIDTFLERRQNNKKRKQQEDGTPNPSEEIAALGLNKKLFPRRVDRRLKIRSKQQVVN; encoded by the exons ATGGCGAGTCCTCGGTCCGAGCGGTTCTTGATCACCCCGAGTCCTGGTTCTAGGGCTCTGCAAAGCCCTCTCAGCGACGAATCCATCTGGAGACGCCTGCGCGATGCCGGCTTCGACGAGGAGTCGATTAAGCGGAGGGACAAAGCCGCTCTCATTGCCTACATCGCAAAGCTCGAAGCTGAG ATCTTTGACCACCAACACCACATGGGCCTCCTCATATTGGAAAGGAAGGAGTGGGCTTCTAAGCATGAGCAGGTTAAAAGTTCTGCTGAATCGGCTGAACTGAGGTATAAGTGTGAGCAAGCTGCGCACTCTTCTGCTTTGGCTGAAGCTAAGAAACGAGAAGATAGCCTTAAGAAGGCATTAGGAGTGGAGAAGGAGTGTATTGCAAAT ATTGAGAAGACCTTGCGCGAGATGCGTGCAGAATCTGCTGAAACAAAAGTTGCAGCTGAGATTAAATTGACCGAAGCACGTGGTATGGCAGAGGATGCTCAGAAAAAGTTTACTGAGGCTGAGGCAAAGCTGCATGCTGCAGAGTCTTTGCAAGAAGAAGCCAGTAGGTATCACCGTGCTGCAGAAAGAACGCTACAAGAAGTCAAAGCTCGTGAAGATGACCTTAGGAGGCGTACTACGTCTTTCAATTCTGA TTGTGAGTCTAAGGAGAAAGAGCTCATTCTTGAGAGGCAGTCCTTATGTGAAAGGCAGAAAGTTCTGCAGCAAGGGCAGGAAAGATTACTTGATGCGCAAGCTTTGTTGAACCAGAGGGAGGATTATATTTTTGACAGATCTCAGGAATTAGATCGGCTTGAGAAAGAGTTGGAGGCTTTGAAAGCAAGTGTTGAAAAGGAGGCCAGAGACCTAAACAAGGAAAAATCCAACTTAGAGCTGAAAGAAACTTCTCTTTTAACAAGAGAGGAG GCTGTTATTGAAAAGGAAAATTCACTGAATAAAAAGGAGCAAGAGCTACTTATTCTACAAGAGCAACATGCGAGCAAGGAGTCA AATGAAATCAAAAAATTATTGGCTGATCAAGAGACTGAATTGAAACTAAGGAAGTCTGAAGTTGAAGTTGATCTGGACAGGAAGCGCAAAGTTGTGGAAGATGAAATTGAAAACAAGAGGCGGGCATGGGAATTGAAAGAGGTGGATCTTAGTCAGAGAGAAGACGTAATCATGGAAAGGGAGCATGACCTGGAGGTTCAGTTGAGGGCTTTAACGGATAGAGAGAAGGATGTGGCAGAGAGATTGAATATGGTAGATGAGAAAGAGAAAAATATCAATGCTGCTGAAGAAGAAGTCGAGTTGCAGAAAATCTTTTTgcagaaagaaaaagaagagatcaACAATATGAAACTAGACCTTCAAAAAACTATAGGCTCACTGGAGGACAAAAAGAAACAAGTTGATCTTGCAGAGGAGAATTTGGAGACCTTGAAAAGGGAAACTAATGAGTTAATGATTTTAGAAATGAAACTTAAAGAAGAAATTGATGTGGTCAGATCTCAAAAGCTTGAATTTGTAGCTGAGGCTGATAGGTTAAAGGCTGAGAAGGCAAAATTTGAAACTGAATGGGAGTCGATTGATGAGAAAAGAGAAGAACTGCATAGGGAAGCTGAATGTATTGCGGCAGAGAGGTTAGCCATTTCCCAATTTTTAAAGGATGAGCGTGACAGCCTAAAATTGGAGAAGAATGCAATGCGAGATCAGCATAAATGTGACATTGAGTCTCTCCGTCTTGAACGGGAAGCCTTCATGAGGGAAATGGAACAAGAGCGCTCTGAGTGGTTTGGCAAGATCCAGCAAGAACGTGCAGATTTCTTGCTGGATGTTGAGATGCGAAAGAGAGAACTTGAGAACAGACTTGATAAAAGGCATGAAGAAATAGAAAGTTATttgaaggaaagagagagagaatttgagcaAAAGACAAAGACAGAACTTCATAATATCAGTTCTCTCAAGGAAACAGTTGCAAAAGAAATGGAGCACGTTGCTTCAGAATTTAAGAGGCTTGAATCTGAGAGAATTGAAATCAGTTGGGATCGTGAGCAGAGGGATAAGGAATGGGCAGAGCTAAATAATTCAATTGAAGAGCTTAAAATACAAAGGAAAAAATTAGAGGAACAGCGGGAATTGTTGCATGCTGATCGAGTAAAGATTCATGCTCAGATTGAACACCTCAAGAAAttggaggatttgaaaattatCTCGGACAATATTGCTATTGAAGAGATGGAACAAGCTAATGCGAGACTCAGCAGCAGACGAAAAGCAAATGcaaaaagatcattgaatcagCAACCAGTCATGCGAGCTAGTCAATTGGATCTGCATAAAAGAATAGATGTTAATGATGGCATTGTGTTTGATTCGCCTTCTAAACAAGAAATAGATTGTGTTTCTCATTCTAATTCTACTCCTTTTGCATGGTTCAAGCGATGTGCTGATCTAATATTCAAACATTCTCCAGAGAAACTTCTGATTAGCAGTGGTGAAAGGTCTCCAATATCTGATCATGATGGTGCAGATTGGAGAGCAGCAGGACATTTAAATTCATCTAATGGATTCAAGGGGCAAGTGTCCAAAGATTATGATGAAAAAGACAAAACTTTCAGTGGTGGTCTTGAAGAACCAAAAGTGATACTTGAAGTGCCTTCCGCATGTGAGGAAGTAAAAGGAGCTCATAATTTAGAACCTGAAACTGAGACATCTGCCAGTGAAAATTCTGCCCGCTCCCTTTCTGAACAAGGGCTTTTGGCTGGAAAGAGAAGAAGATCTAAAAGCACATCTTCGCATGATTGCATTGATACATTTCTAGAGCGAAGGCAGAATAATAAAAAGAGGAAGCAACAAGAAGATGGTACTCCTAATCCTTCAGAAGAGATAGCTGCTCTTGG